A region from the Lysobacter sp. BMK333-48F3 genome encodes:
- the yegS gene encoding lipid kinase YegS: MSAPRWRLILNGKSAGDEALREAVAGLREDGVALDVRVTWEGGDAERYVAEAIADGVDTIVAAGGDGTLSEVATTLAHRDERAAQLPSLGLVPLGTANDFAGAAGIPEAPREALRLIRRRPAQAIDLIRLQAPDGLHWAANLASGGFGTQVTLETDEGLKKMLGGLAYLITGVAKLGRIQPLRARLHGEGFDWEGEFIALGLGNGRQAGGGQALCPDALIDDGLLDLTIVPELSGEVGATVRTLLTEGKHAALDRVATRARLRRVEIDAAAPLTLNLDGEPVQARHFRVDCVPGRVRMHLPAGCPLLAASQPEALPGALAG; this comes from the coding sequence ATGTCCGCACCGCGCTGGCGTCTGATCCTCAACGGCAAATCCGCCGGCGACGAAGCGCTGCGCGAAGCCGTGGCGGGCTTGCGCGAAGACGGCGTGGCGCTGGACGTGCGGGTCACCTGGGAAGGCGGCGATGCCGAGCGCTACGTCGCCGAGGCGATCGCCGACGGCGTCGACACCATCGTCGCCGCCGGCGGCGACGGCACCCTCAGCGAGGTCGCGACCACGCTCGCCCATCGCGACGAACGCGCCGCGCAACTGCCCAGCCTGGGCCTGGTGCCGTTGGGCACGGCCAACGACTTCGCCGGCGCGGCCGGCATCCCCGAAGCGCCGCGCGAGGCCTTGCGATTGATCCGGCGCCGGCCCGCGCAGGCGATCGACCTGATCCGCCTGCAGGCGCCGGACGGCCTGCATTGGGCGGCCAATCTGGCCAGCGGCGGCTTCGGTACCCAGGTCACCCTGGAGACCGACGAGGGCCTGAAAAAAATGCTCGGCGGCCTGGCCTACCTGATCACCGGCGTCGCCAAGCTCGGCCGGATCCAGCCGCTGCGCGCGCGCCTGCACGGCGAGGGCTTCGACTGGGAAGGCGAATTCATCGCCCTGGGCCTGGGCAACGGCCGCCAGGCCGGCGGCGGTCAGGCGCTGTGCCCGGATGCGCTGATCGACGACGGCCTGCTCGACCTGACCATCGTGCCGGAGCTGTCCGGCGAAGTCGGCGCGACCGTGCGCACCCTGTTGACCGAGGGCAAGCACGCCGCGCTGGACCGGGTCGCGACGCGCGCGCGCCTGCGCCGGGTCGAGATCGACGCCGCCGCGCCGTTGACCCTCAACCTCGACGGCGAACCGGTGCAGGCGCGGCACTTCCGCGTCGACTGCGTGCCCGGACGGGTGCGCATGCACCTGCCGGCCGGGTGCCCCTTGCTGGCCGCCTCGCAGCCCGAGGCGCTGCCCGGCGCGCTCGCCGGCTGA
- the rraA gene encoding ribonuclease E activity regulator RraA, producing MNTCDLCDLHEQRVRVLELPLRDYGGRLAFDGRVSTIKAYEDNSLVREAVAEDGRGRVLVIDGGGSMRRAMLGDLLAAKALENGWAGVLVFGAIRDSGAIGAMALGVKALGTNPRKTDKLGQGLRDVPVEFGGLRIHPGDWLCADQDGVVLADEELR from the coding sequence ATGAACACCTGCGATCTGTGCGATCTCCACGAGCAACGGGTGCGCGTGCTGGAGTTGCCGCTGCGCGATTACGGCGGGCGCCTGGCCTTCGACGGCCGGGTCAGCACGATCAAGGCCTACGAGGACAATTCGCTGGTGCGCGAGGCGGTGGCCGAGGACGGCCGCGGCCGGGTGCTGGTGATCGACGGCGGCGGCTCGATGCGGCGGGCGATGCTCGGCGATCTGCTCGCGGCCAAGGCGCTGGAGAACGGCTGGGCCGGGGTGCTGGTGTTCGGCGCGATCCGCGACAGCGGCGCGATCGGGGCGATGGCGCTCGGGGTCAAGGCGCTGGGCACCAATCCGCGCAAGACCGACAAGCTCGGCCAGGGATTGCGCGACGTGCCGGTGGAGTTCGGCGGCCTGCGGATCCATCCCGGCGACTGGCTGTGCGCCGACCAGGACGGCGTGGTGCTGGCCGACGAGGAACTGCGCTAG
- the rpe gene encoding ribulose-phosphate 3-epimerase, whose translation MQSTVIAPSILSANFAKLGEEVDNVLKAGADWVHFDVMDNHYVPNLTIGPMVCEALRKHGVTAPIDVHLMVEPVDRIVPDFAKAGASLISFHPEASAHVHRTVQLIKSHGCQAGLVLNPATPVEVLEWVLQDLDLVLLMSVNPGFGGQSFIPSALDKLRRVREMIDRSGKPIRLEIDGGVKADNIAEIAAAGADTFVAGSAIFNAPDYADVIGKMKAAVAGARG comes from the coding sequence ATGCAATCCACCGTCATCGCCCCTTCGATCCTTTCGGCCAATTTCGCCAAGCTCGGCGAAGAAGTCGACAACGTGCTCAAGGCCGGCGCGGACTGGGTGCACTTCGACGTGATGGACAATCACTACGTGCCCAACCTGACCATCGGCCCGATGGTCTGCGAGGCGCTGCGCAAGCACGGCGTGACCGCGCCGATCGACGTGCACCTGATGGTCGAGCCGGTCGACCGGATCGTGCCGGACTTCGCCAAGGCCGGCGCCAGCCTGATCAGCTTCCACCCCGAAGCCAGCGCGCATGTGCACCGCACCGTGCAGCTGATCAAGTCGCACGGTTGCCAGGCCGGGCTGGTGCTGAACCCGGCCACGCCGGTCGAGGTGCTGGAGTGGGTGCTGCAGGATCTGGACCTGGTGCTGCTGATGTCGGTCAACCCCGGCTTCGGCGGGCAGAGCTTCATTCCCTCGGCGCTGGACAAGCTGCGCCGGGTGCGCGAGATGATCGACCGCAGCGGCAAGCCGATCCGGCTGGAGATCGACGGCGGGGTCAAGGCCGACAACATCGCCGAAATCGCCGCCGCCGGCGCCGACACCTTCGTCGCCGGTTCGGCGATCTTCAACGCGCCCGATTACGCCGACGTGATCGGCAAGATGAAGGCCGCGGTGGCGGGCGCGCGCGGCTGA
- a CDS encoding DnaJ domain-containing protein — MQRWYGKLLGFFAGAALLRANPFLGAVIGLLIGHAFDSDWFRLRGDDPYAALGLTREASDAEVDQAYRRLIAQYHPDRVVNAAPELRAQAESRAREINRAYDRIKTLRKGKK, encoded by the coding sequence ATGCAGCGCTGGTACGGCAAATTGCTGGGTTTCTTCGCCGGCGCGGCGCTGCTGCGCGCCAATCCCTTCCTCGGCGCGGTGATCGGCCTGTTGATCGGCCACGCCTTCGATTCGGACTGGTTCCGCCTGCGCGGCGACGACCCCTATGCGGCCCTGGGCCTGACCCGCGAGGCCAGCGACGCCGAGGTCGATCAGGCCTACCGCCGCCTGATCGCCCAGTACCACCCGGACCGGGTGGTCAACGCCGCGCCCGAGCTGCGCGCGCAGGCCGAGAGCCGCGCCCGCGAGATCAACCGGGCCTACGACCGGATCAAGACCCTGCGCAAGGGCAAGAAGTGA
- a CDS encoding phosphoribosylaminoimidazolesuccinocarboxamide synthase: MTTTLLQSELPGLPLRHRGKVRDVFDLPAERLPAGAAPGGDCLLMVATDRLSAFDVVLPDPIPGKGEMLCQISNFWFGKTAHIIPNHLTGIDVAAVLPEGVDAALYAKRAVVTKRLKPVAIECIARGYVIGSGWKDYQRTGRISGIALPSGLRQAEQLPEPIFTPSTKAAVGDHDENIDFDTAVRTVGAELAEAVRDATLRLYRYAADYAAQRGILLADTKFEFGTDADGRLYVMDEMLTPDSSRYWPADQYQVGTSPPSYDKQFVRDYLETLDWDKTPPGPSLPAEVIERTRAKYAEALQKLAGISVD, from the coding sequence TTGACGACCACACTGCTGCAATCCGAACTGCCCGGCCTGCCCTTGCGCCATCGCGGCAAGGTCCGCGACGTCTTCGACCTGCCCGCCGAGCGCCTGCCGGCCGGCGCCGCCCCCGGCGGCGACTGCCTGCTGATGGTCGCCACCGACCGCCTCAGCGCCTTCGACGTGGTCCTGCCCGACCCGATCCCGGGCAAGGGCGAGATGCTGTGCCAGATCAGCAACTTCTGGTTCGGCAAGACCGCGCACATCATTCCCAACCACCTCACCGGCATCGACGTCGCCGCGGTCCTGCCTGAGGGCGTGGACGCCGCGCTGTACGCCAAGCGCGCGGTGGTGACCAAGCGGCTGAAGCCGGTGGCGATCGAGTGCATCGCCCGCGGCTACGTGATCGGCAGCGGCTGGAAGGACTACCAGCGCACCGGCCGGATCAGCGGCATCGCCCTGCCCAGCGGCCTGCGCCAGGCCGAGCAGCTGCCCGAACCGATCTTCACCCCTTCGACCAAGGCCGCGGTCGGCGACCACGACGAGAACATCGACTTCGACACCGCGGTGCGCACGGTCGGCGCCGAACTGGCCGAGGCGGTGCGCGACGCCACCTTGCGCCTGTACCGCTACGCCGCCGACTACGCGGCGCAGCGCGGCATCCTGCTGGCCGACACCAAGTTCGAGTTCGGCACCGACGCCGACGGCCGCCTCTACGTCATGGACGAGATGCTGACCCCGGACTCCTCGCGCTACTGGCCGGCCGACCAGTACCAGGTCGGCACCAGCCCGCCGAGCTACGACAAGCAGTTCGTGCGCGACTACCTGGAAACGCTGGACTGGGACAAGACCCCGCCGGGCCCGAGCCTGCCGGCCGAGGTGATCGAGCGCACCCGCGCCAAGTACGCCGAGGCGCTGCAGAAGCTGGCCGGGATTTCTGTCGACTGA
- a CDS encoding SMR family transporter has translation MNIGYLYLAIAIVAEVVGTTALKASDGFTRTVPSLIVAAGYGTAFYFLSLVLRTVPVGVAYAIWSGVGIVLIAAIGWLFMKQTLDAGAVLGIGLIVAGVAVIQLFSKAAAH, from the coding sequence ATGAACATCGGTTATCTCTACCTGGCGATCGCGATCGTCGCCGAGGTGGTCGGCACCACCGCGCTCAAGGCCTCCGACGGCTTTACCCGCACCGTGCCCTCGCTGATCGTCGCCGCCGGCTACGGCACCGCGTTCTATTTCCTGTCGCTGGTCCTGCGCACGGTCCCGGTCGGGGTCGCCTATGCGATCTGGTCGGGCGTGGGCATCGTCCTGATCGCCGCCATCGGCTGGCTGTTCATGAAGCAGACCCTGGACGCCGGCGCGGTGCTCGGGATCGGCCTGATCGTCGCCGGCGTGGCGGTAATCCAGCTATTCTCGAAAGCTGCGGCGCACTGA
- a CDS encoding Mpo1-like protein, with product MNAVAESQRPIDRWFASYSGDHRNAVNQRIHVVAVPAILWSVIALLWCIPAPGTWFRPGIWAAAAMFGAMLYYYRASRSLGLGMLIQFALFSALTWWIAQSFGLSALLWTAVAVFVVAWIAQFVGHKIEGKKPSFLTDLTYLLIGPAWVLAKLYRKLGWRY from the coding sequence ATGAACGCCGTCGCCGAATCGCAACGCCCCATCGACCGCTGGTTCGCCAGCTATTCCGGCGATCACCGCAACGCCGTCAACCAGCGCATCCACGTGGTCGCGGTGCCGGCGATCCTGTGGAGCGTGATCGCCCTGCTGTGGTGCATCCCCGCGCCCGGCACCTGGTTCCGCCCCGGCATCTGGGCCGCGGCGGCGATGTTCGGCGCGATGCTGTATTACTACCGCGCCTCGCGCTCGCTCGGCCTGGGCATGCTGATCCAGTTCGCGCTGTTCTCGGCGCTGACCTGGTGGATCGCGCAAAGCTTCGGCCTGAGCGCGCTGCTGTGGACGGCGGTGGCGGTGTTCGTGGTGGCCTGGATCGCCCAGTTCGTCGGCCACAAGATCGAAGGCAAGAAGCCCAGCTTCCTGACCGACCTGACCTATCTGCTGATCGGCCCGGCCTGGGTGCTGGCCAAGCTGTACCGCAAGCTCGGCTGGCGTTACTGA
- a CDS encoding EamA family transporter yields the protein MPARDLVLLLLVVLSWALNFLTSAFALREIPPFLFTALRFALLALPLVFLLKRPAPGQWPRLIAVCLCIGVLHFGLSFSALKAAGDLSSPAIVLQSYVPMTALLAWWLLGERFAWRTGAAIAISFAGVLVLGFDPLVLDRPLALVLMLVSAAFLALGTVLMKGLRGLDMVSQQGWTALIAVAPLLAVSLVLEPGGLAALGSVSWVAWLGVAYAAFVSSLFGHGLYYVLVQRYPVAQVTPWLLLVPVFAIALGIAFWGDRPGPRLWIGGAMVLGGVFAIALRTLAKSRAAK from the coding sequence ATGCCCGCCCGCGATCTCGTCCTGCTGCTGCTCGTCGTCCTGTCCTGGGCGCTCAACTTCCTGACCTCGGCCTTCGCCCTGCGCGAGATCCCCCCGTTCCTGTTCACCGCGCTGCGCTTCGCCCTGCTCGCGCTGCCGCTGGTGTTCCTGCTCAAGCGCCCGGCGCCGGGGCAGTGGCCGCGTCTGATCGCGGTCTGCCTGTGCATCGGCGTGCTGCACTTCGGCCTGAGCTTCAGCGCGCTGAAGGCCGCCGGCGATCTGTCTTCGCCGGCGATCGTGCTGCAAAGCTATGTGCCGATGACCGCGCTGCTGGCCTGGTGGCTGCTCGGCGAGCGCTTCGCCTGGCGCACCGGCGCGGCGATCGCGATCAGCTTCGCCGGCGTGCTGGTGCTGGGCTTCGATCCGCTGGTGCTGGACCGGCCGCTGGCGCTGGTGCTGATGCTGGTCTCGGCCGCGTTCCTGGCCCTGGGCACGGTGTTGATGAAGGGCCTGCGCGGGTTGGACATGGTCAGTCAGCAAGGCTGGACCGCATTGATCGCGGTGGCGCCGTTGCTGGCCGTGAGCCTGGTGCTGGAACCCGGCGGCCTGGCCGCGTTGGGCTCGGTCAGCTGGGTCGCCTGGCTGGGCGTGGCCTACGCCGCCTTCGTCTCGTCCTTGTTCGGCCATGGCCTGTACTACGTGCTGGTGCAGCGCTATCCGGTGGCGCAGGTGACGCCCTGGCTGCTGCTGGTGCCGGTATTCGCGATCGCCCTGGGCATCGCCTTCTGGGGCGACCGCCCCGGCCCGCGGCTATGGATCGGCGGCGCGATGGTGCTGGGCGGAGTGTTCGCGATCGCCTTGCGCACCCTGGCCAAGTCGCGCGCGGCAAAGTGA
- a CDS encoding nucleoside-diphosphate sugar epimerase: MKHALVFGGSGQIGIPLLQRLYHAGWRVTAISRHEQYDRPGLHWLHGDLDAMPALPARVDAIFSCGPLLKFSRWYAQSGIEASRVIAFGSTSAETKRGSADADERRVAAELREGEANLFAAAQPRSDAATVLRPTLIYGAGRDQTLTRIVQLARRLRYFPLPRGANGLRQPVHVEDLAEAAFTAYAAPATYGQVYAVPGGETLTYREMVARTLACLRPPVRLIELPSPIFNLALLAAQATGRATGLGEAAVRRMRSDMAFDAAPAQRDFGYAPRPFRPTAEMFDTPSE; encoded by the coding sequence ATGAAGCATGCGTTGGTGTTCGGCGGCAGCGGCCAGATCGGGATTCCGCTGCTGCAACGGCTGTATCACGCCGGTTGGCGGGTGACCGCGATTTCCCGCCACGAGCAGTACGATCGCCCCGGCCTGCACTGGCTGCACGGCGACCTGGACGCGATGCCGGCGTTGCCGGCGCGGGTCGATGCGATCTTCAGCTGCGGGCCGCTGCTGAAGTTCTCGCGCTGGTACGCGCAATCGGGCATCGAGGCCTCGCGGGTGATCGCGTTCGGCTCGACCAGCGCCGAGACCAAGCGCGGTTCGGCCGACGCCGACGAGCGCCGGGTCGCGGCCGAGCTGCGCGAAGGCGAGGCCAACCTGTTCGCCGCCGCGCAGCCGCGCAGCGATGCGGCGACGGTGCTGCGGCCGACCCTGATCTACGGCGCCGGACGCGACCAGACCCTGACCCGGATCGTCCAACTCGCGCGGCGGCTGCGTTATTTCCCGCTGCCGCGCGGCGCCAACGGCCTGCGCCAGCCGGTGCACGTGGAGGATCTGGCCGAGGCCGCGTTCACCGCGTATGCCGCGCCGGCGACCTACGGCCAGGTGTACGCCGTGCCCGGCGGCGAGACTCTGACCTATCGCGAGATGGTGGCGCGCACCTTGGCCTGTCTGCGCCCGCCGGTGCGGCTGATCGAACTGCCGTCGCCGATCTTCAACCTGGCCCTGCTCGCCGCGCAGGCGACCGGGCGCGCGACCGGGCTCGGCGAGGCGGCGGTGCGGCGCATGCGCAGCGACATGGCTTTCGACGCGGCGCCGGCGCAGCGCGATTTCGGTTACGCCCCGCGGCCGTTCCGGCCGACGGCGGAGATGTTCGATACGCCGAGCGAATGA
- the nhaA gene encoding Na+/H+ antiporter NhaA has product MSATPHTPPPRRALRALSEFFRLEAAGGIVLIAAAVLALIAANSPLREAYQAFREIPVQLRIGPLDIDKPLLLWINDGLMAVFFLLVALEIKREALSGQLAERSQLVLPLVCASAGVVVPALLFFALNRGDAAAMRGWAVPTATDIAFALGVLALLGSRVPVAMKLLLSTIAVVDDLIAILIIAFFYSHGLSTTALIWAAVALAAMWLLNRRGVTALAPYLALGAVLWVCVLKSGVHATLAGVATGLLIPHVDKRNAIDDEVEHSPLETLEHALHPWVAYAILPLFAFVNAGLALGGIQLQDMLDPLPMGVVLGLVVGKPVGIVGAALLMRALGWARFPAGMDLRAMFGLGLMCGIGFTMSLFIASLAYQDPLRYDEAVLGILGASLLSALIGYFWLRAVLPARGGQGSHE; this is encoded by the coding sequence ATGAGCGCAACCCCTCACACCCCGCCGCCGCGGCGCGCCTTGCGCGCGCTCAGCGAATTCTTCCGTCTCGAGGCCGCCGGCGGCATCGTCCTGATCGCCGCCGCGGTGCTGGCGCTGATCGCCGCCAACTCGCCGCTGCGCGAGGCCTACCAGGCGTTCCGCGAGATCCCGGTGCAATTGCGCATCGGTCCGCTCGACATCGACAAGCCGCTGCTGCTGTGGATCAACGACGGCCTGATGGCGGTGTTCTTCCTGCTGGTCGCGCTGGAGATCAAGCGCGAGGCGCTCAGCGGCCAGTTGGCCGAGCGTTCGCAACTGGTGCTGCCGCTGGTCTGCGCCAGCGCCGGCGTGGTCGTGCCGGCGCTGCTGTTCTTCGCCCTCAATCGCGGCGACGCGGCGGCGATGCGCGGCTGGGCGGTGCCGACCGCGACCGACATCGCCTTCGCTCTCGGCGTGCTGGCCCTGCTCGGCTCGCGGGTGCCGGTGGCGATGAAGCTGCTGCTGTCGACCATTGCGGTGGTCGACGACCTGATCGCGATCCTGATCATCGCCTTCTTCTATTCGCACGGTCTGTCGACGACCGCGCTGATCTGGGCCGCGGTCGCGCTGGCGGCGATGTGGCTGCTCAACCGGCGCGGAGTGACCGCGCTGGCGCCGTACCTGGCGCTGGGTGCGGTGCTGTGGGTGTGCGTGCTCAAGTCCGGCGTGCACGCGACCCTGGCCGGCGTCGCCACCGGCCTGCTGATCCCGCACGTCGACAAGCGCAACGCGATCGACGACGAGGTCGAGCATTCGCCGCTGGAGACCCTGGAGCACGCGCTGCATCCGTGGGTGGCCTACGCGATCCTGCCACTGTTCGCCTTCGTCAACGCCGGCCTGGCCCTGGGCGGGATCCAGCTGCAGGACATGCTGGATCCGCTGCCGATGGGCGTGGTGCTGGGCCTGGTGGTCGGCAAGCCGGTCGGCATCGTCGGCGCGGCGCTGCTGATGCGCGCGCTGGGCTGGGCGCGGTTCCCGGCCGGGATGGACCTGCGGGCGATGTTCGGGCTCGGCCTGATGTGCGGCATCGGCTTCACCATGAGCCTGTTCATCGCCTCGCTGGCGTATCAGGACCCGCTGCGCTACGACGAGGCGGTGCTCGGCATCCTCGGTGCGTCGCTGTTGTCGGCGTTGATCGGTTATTTCTGGCTGCGCGCGGTGTTGCCGGCGCGCGGCGGGCAGGGTTCGCACGAATGA
- a CDS encoding sodium:calcium antiporter, translating into MFEAVGLFVLGLLLLALGGDSIVKGASGLAQRFGASPFAAGLILVAFGTSLPELAVNLQAFVRGQQALALGNAVGSNVVNFGLTLGLAALAAPLLVRWRALAPLLIVLLLGTVAVVALGLDGVLGRGEGLGLLLVFVAVVAFAIARTRREAPELQDAIAAFAMTQTHLGLNLLRVLIAVFLLHLGAYLIVGGNGLWSFGASPALSGGFGSPNAAIIGAAMGLSPLLTGLLPVAIGTALPEAAAAIAAARRGQGDIVVGHVIGSSLFNLLIVIGGMAALRSVPLPASFVRFELPAAALFALMLYPMLKGDLRISKREGAILLVALLVWVGFEVAMLRS; encoded by the coding sequence ATGTTCGAAGCCGTCGGCTTGTTCGTACTGGGCCTGCTGCTGCTGGCGCTGGGCGGCGATTCGATCGTCAAGGGCGCCTCGGGCCTGGCCCAGCGCTTCGGCGCCTCGCCGTTCGCGGCCGGTCTGATCCTGGTCGCCTTCGGCACCTCGCTGCCCGAGCTGGCGGTCAACCTGCAGGCCTTCGTGCGCGGCCAGCAGGCGCTGGCGCTGGGCAATGCGGTCGGCAGCAACGTGGTCAACTTCGGCCTGACCCTGGGCCTGGCGGCGCTGGCCGCGCCCTTGCTGGTGCGTTGGCGGGCGCTGGCGCCGCTGCTGATCGTGCTGCTGCTGGGCACCGTGGCGGTGGTCGCGCTGGGCCTGGACGGCGTGCTCGGCCGCGGCGAGGGCCTGGGCCTGCTGCTGGTCTTCGTCGCCGTGGTCGCGTTCGCGATCGCCCGCACCCGTCGCGAGGCGCCGGAACTGCAGGACGCGATCGCCGCCTTCGCCATGACCCAGACCCACCTCGGCCTGAACCTGCTGCGGGTGCTGATCGCGGTGTTCCTGCTGCACCTGGGCGCGTACCTGATCGTCGGCGGCAACGGCCTGTGGAGCTTCGGCGCCTCGCCGGCGCTCAGCGGCGGCTTCGGTTCGCCGAACGCGGCCATCATCGGCGCGGCGATGGGCCTGTCGCCGCTGCTGACCGGCCTGCTGCCGGTGGCGATCGGCACCGCGCTGCCCGAGGCCGCCGCGGCGATCGCCGCCGCGCGCCGCGGCCAGGGCGACATCGTGGTCGGCCACGTGATCGGCTCCAGCCTGTTCAACCTGCTGATCGTGATCGGCGGCATGGCGGCGCTGCGCAGCGTGCCGCTGCCGGCCTCGTTCGTGCGTTTCGAGCTGCCGGCCGCGGCGCTGTTCGCGCTGATGCTGTACCCGATGCTCAAGGGCGACCTGCGCATCAGCAAGCGCGAGGGCGCGATCCTGCTGGTCGCGCTGCTGGTCTGGGTCGGCTTCGAAGTGGCGATGCTGCGCAGCTGA
- a CDS encoding lectin, whose product MKLVPSASVPSLACAVLLALGLSACQREAAPAAEPAPAPPAASADQPAEDVPPATAPMPTPAPAPADALARFDGYGDLRFGMSAEQARQAWGGELEGEAAADGGCYYLRPRWAKNAAEFGLMFENGKFVRVDVGNDKETAPGGGRRGMSAEQIRALYPGRIEEQPHKYVQGAKNLRVSEGAGALVFETDAAGKVTAWRIGQPPQVDYVEGCS is encoded by the coding sequence ATGAAATTGGTGCCGTCCGCGTCCGTTCCCAGCCTGGCCTGCGCGGTGTTGCTCGCGCTCGGCCTGAGCGCCTGCCAGCGCGAGGCCGCGCCCGCGGCGGAGCCCGCGCCCGCGCCGCCCGCGGCCAGCGCCGATCAGCCGGCCGAGGACGTGCCGCCGGCCACCGCACCCATGCCGACGCCTGCGCCCGCGCCGGCCGACGCCCTGGCCCGTTTCGACGGCTACGGCGACCTGCGCTTCGGCATGAGCGCCGAGCAGGCCCGCCAGGCCTGGGGCGGCGAACTCGAGGGCGAGGCCGCGGCCGATGGCGGCTGTTATTACCTGCGGCCGCGATGGGCCAAGAACGCGGCCGAATTCGGCCTGATGTTCGAGAACGGCAAGTTCGTCCGGGTCGACGTCGGCAACGACAAGGAAACCGCGCCCGGCGGCGGCCGCCGCGGCATGAGCGCGGAGCAGATCCGCGCCCTGTACCCGGGCCGGATCGAAGAGCAGCCGCATAAATACGTGCAAGGCGCCAAGAACCTGCGCGTGAGCGAAGGCGCCGGCGCGCTGGTGTTCGAGACCGATGCCGCCGGCAAGGTCACCGCCTGGCGGATCGGCCAGCCGCCGCAGGTCGATTACGTCGAAGGCTGCTCCTGA
- the hmgA gene encoding homogentisate 1,2-dioxygenase, producing the protein MAPISTGYQTGFGNEFASEAIAGTLPLGRNSPQRVAHGLYAEQLTGTAFTAPRHANRRSWLYRIRPAAMHGAFSPYAQPAFHNDFGDGAVSPEQLRWNPLPLPQAPTDFLDGLYTMAGNGGPAAQTGVGIHLYAANRDMRGRYFYDADAELLIVPQQGRLHIATELGVVEVEPQQIAVIPRGVRFAVSLPDGASRGYVCENFGALLRLPDLGPIGSNGLANPRDFETPNAAFEDLEGEFELIAKFQGHLWRAPIDHSPLDVVGWHGNYAPYRYDLRHFNTIGSISFDHPDPSIFLVLHSPSDTAGTSNLDFVIFPPRWLVAQDTFRPPWFHRNIASEFMGLIHGVYDAKADGFAAGGASLHNCMTGHGPDAQTFEKASAADLSQPHVIVDTMAFMFETRAVIRPTRQAFEAAHRQRDYQACWAGLRKHYVAG; encoded by the coding sequence ATGGCACCGATCAGCACTGGCTACCAAACCGGTTTCGGCAACGAGTTCGCCAGCGAGGCGATCGCCGGGACCCTGCCGCTGGGGCGCAACTCGCCGCAGCGCGTTGCCCACGGCCTGTATGCCGAGCAGCTGACCGGCACCGCGTTCACCGCGCCGCGCCACGCCAACCGCCGCAGCTGGCTGTACCGGATCCGTCCGGCGGCCATGCACGGCGCGTTCTCGCCCTATGCGCAGCCGGCGTTCCACAACGACTTCGGCGACGGCGCGGTGAGCCCGGAGCAACTGCGCTGGAACCCGCTGCCGCTGCCGCAGGCGCCGACCGACTTCCTCGACGGCCTCTACACCATGGCCGGCAACGGCGGCCCGGCGGCGCAGACCGGCGTCGGCATCCACCTGTACGCGGCCAACCGCGACATGCGCGGGCGCTATTTCTACGACGCCGACGCCGAGCTGCTGATCGTGCCGCAGCAGGGCCGGCTGCACATCGCCACCGAACTGGGCGTGGTCGAGGTCGAGCCGCAGCAGATCGCGGTGATCCCGCGCGGCGTGCGCTTCGCGGTGAGCCTGCCCGACGGCGCCTCGCGCGGCTACGTATGCGAGAACTTCGGCGCCCTGCTGCGCCTGCCCGACCTGGGTCCGATCGGCAGCAACGGCCTGGCCAACCCGCGCGATTTCGAAACCCCGAACGCAGCCTTCGAGGACCTGGAAGGCGAGTTCGAATTGATCGCCAAGTTCCAGGGCCACCTGTGGCGCGCGCCGATCGACCACTCGCCGCTGGACGTGGTCGGCTGGCACGGCAACTACGCGCCGTACCGCTACGACCTGCGCCATTTCAACACCATCGGCTCGATCAGCTTCGACCATCCCGATCCGTCGATCTTCCTGGTCCTGCATTCGCCCAGCGACACCGCCGGCACCAGCAACCTGGACTTCGTGATCTTCCCGCCGCGCTGGCTGGTGGCCCAGGACACCTTCCGCCCGCCGTGGTTCCACCGCAACATCGCCAGCGAGTTCATGGGCCTGATCCACGGCGTCTACGACGCCAAGGCCGACGGCTTCGCCGCCGGCGGCGCCTCGCTGCACAACTGCATGACCGGCCACGGCCCGGACGCGCAGACCTTCGAGAAGGCCTCGGCCGCGGATCTTTCGCAGCCGCACGTGATCGTCGACACCATGGCCTTCATGTTCGAGACCCGGGCGGTGATCCGGCCGACCCGGCAGGCCTTCGAGGCGGCGCATCGGCAGCGCGATTACCAGGCCTGCTGGGCCGGGTTGCGCAAGCACTACGTCGCGGGCTGA